A single genomic interval of Daucus carota subsp. sativus chromosome 1, DH1 v3.0, whole genome shotgun sequence harbors:
- the LOC108203454 gene encoding uncharacterized protein LOC108203454 — MKYPCKKCASRYWNSENGIHEHLICNGLCPQSIQWIYEVSTQKKNDIDDGMDIENGLGLGNEFEEMIKHVYENNIGTEHGGRKGMDDEAKKFYRLVEEGGQPLYPDCTTFTRLSFIVRLYQLKCVHGMTESAVSDLLKLIKDVFPNNIPSTFKGAKTMIKDLGLNYEKIHACKNDCMLFWAENEKLDVCKKCGASRWKEVEDKKNGVESNKVVKGHKIPLKVMRYFPLKKRLQRMFLSSEMSKLMTWHALARKKDGRILRHPADGQGWKSMDNKYPNFAGDFRNVRLGLAADGFNPYRTMSISHSTWPVVLVNYNLPPWLIMKPENLILSTIIPGPTQPGNDIDIYLQPLIAELKELWVDGIQTYDTRSDCTFKLQASLLWTISDFPGYGVLSGWSTKGHLACPSCHYDTSSTYLKHSKKVVYLNHRKFLSLDHKWRSDKRRFNGEVEMGERPELLTGMGIQNLVSRYENCFGKGNTNQKGCSSDCPWKKLSIFFELPYWSSHMVKHNLDVMHIEKNICDKILGTLLNIGGNTKDHLNGRLDLQEMGIRKILHPYRSDFNDTLEIRAACFDMTKQEKEIFCSVLKNAKFPHGSASHISRCVQERKVAGYKSHDAHYILQYLLEFAVVKTLKPEVAIPLRRLGAFFRRIYGKVIELDDVHKLQEEIIEILCQLEMIFPPSFFDIMVHLPIHLCTEIEFGGVSKGALEAIHYSFKPLCQLFIQ; from the coding sequence atgaaatatcCTTGTAAAAAATGTGCTAGTCGTTATTGGAATAGTGAAAATGGTATCCATGAGCACCTCATATGTAATGGTCTGTGTCCACAGTCCATTCAGTGGATTTATGAAGTGTCAACCCAAAAGAAAAATGACATTGACGATGGGATGGATATTGAAAATGGTTTAGGTTTAGGAAATGAGTTTGAGGAGATGATAAAACATGTATATGAGAATAATATTGGTACTGAACATGGAGGCAGAAAGGGTATGGACGATGAAGCCAAGAAATTTTATCGGCTTGTCGAGGAGGGTGGGCAGCCTTTGTATCCTGATTGTACAACATTTACTCGACTTAGTTTCATAGTTAGATTGTACCAATTGAAGTGTGTTCATGGAATGACTGAGTCGGCAGTTAGCGATTTACTTAAGTTGATTAAGGATGTTTTTCCTAATAACATACCATCCACTTTTAAAGGTGCGAAGACTATGATTAAAGATCTAGGCCTTAATTATGAAAAGATACATGCATGTAAAAATGATTGCATGCTATTTTGGGCTGAAAATGAGAAATTGGATGTTTGCAAAAAATGTGGAGCTTCAAGATGGAAAGAGGTGGAAGATAAGAAAAATGGTGTTGAGAGCAATAAGGTGGTGAAGGGACATAAAATCCCATTAAAAGTGATGAGATATTTTCCTTTGAAGAAAAGGTTGCAAAGAATGTTCTTGAGCTCGGAAATGTCTAAACTAATGACATGGCATGCTTTAGCAAGAAAGAAGGATGGACGAATATTAAGGCATCCAGCTGATGGTCAGGGTTGGAAGTCGATGGATAACAAGTATCCAAATTTTGCGGGAGATTTTAGAAATGTTAGGTTGGGTTTAGCCGCTGATGGATTTAATCCATATCGTACAATGAGCATTTCTCACAGCACCTGGCCCGTTGTTCTAGTTAATTACAACCTCCCGCCTTGGTTAATCATGAAACCAGAAAACCTTATTCTTTCAACCATAATCCCAGGCCCTACCCAACCTGGTAATGATATCGACATATATCTACAACCCTTAATTGCAGAACTGAAAGAATTATGGGTCGATGGAATACAAACATATGATACAAGGTCTGACTGTACATTTAAGCTACAAGCCAGCCTTCTTTGGACCATAAGTGATTTTCCCGGATATGGAGTTTTATCGGGTTGGAGCACTAAAGGTCATCTAGCCTGTCCTTCGTGTCACTATGATACCTCATCAACATATTTGAAGCATAGTAAAAAGGTTGTATATTTGAATCACAGAAAATTTCTAAGTCTTGATCACAAGTGGAGGTCTGATAAAAGGCGGTTTAATGGTGAAGTGGAAATGGGAGAAAGGCCTGAACTGTTAACAGGCATGGGGATTCAGAACCTGGTGTCTCGTTACGAGAATTGTTTTGGTAAGGGAAACACGAACCAGAAAGGTTGTTCTTCAGATTGCCCTTGGAAAAaattatccatttttttcgAACTGCCATATTGGAGTAGTCATATGGTCAAACATAATCTTGATGTGATGCATATAGAGAAGAATATATGCGATAAAATTCTGGGGACTTTGTTAAATATTGGGGGAAACACAAAAGATCATCTTAATGGCCGTCTCGATTTGCAAGAAATGGGAATTAGAAAGATTCTTCATCCTTACAGGTCTGATTTTAATGATACTCTTGAAATTAGAGCAGCCTGTTTTGATATGACCAAACAAGAAAAGGAGATCTTTTGTTCGGTTTTAAAGAATGCTAAATTCCCACATGGATCTGCATCACATATCAGTCGTTGTGTTCAGGAGCGTAAAGTTGCTGGTTACAAGAGTCATGACGCTCATTATATTCTCCAATATTTGTTGGAATTTGCTGTAGTAAAAACACTAAAACCAGAGGTAGCAATACCTCTGAGGAGGTTGGGTGCATTTTTTAGGCGTATATACGGCAAAGTAATTGAATTAGATGATGTTCACAAATTGCAAGAAGAAATAATCGAGATACTTTGTCAACTTGAAATGATTTTTCCACCGTCATTTTTTGATATAATGGTTCACTTGCCAATTCACTTGTGTACAGAAATTGAATTTGGTGGTGTTAGTAAAGGTGCCCTAGAGGCaatacattattcttttaaacctttatgtcagttgttcattcaataa